The following proteins come from a genomic window of Pseudomonas sp. WJP1:
- the exaC gene encoding acetaldehyde dehydrogenase ExaC has translation MIYAQPGTPGAVVTFKPRYGNFIGGEFVAPVNGEYFTNTSPVNGEVIAEFPRSSAADIDKALDAAHAAADAWGKTSAQDRSLVLLKIADRIEQNLEILAVTETWDNGKAVRETLNADVPLAADHFRYFAGCIRAQEGGAAEINELTTAYHFHEPLGVVGQIIPWNFPLLMAAWKLAPALAAGNCIVLKPAEQTPLSIMVFAELIADLLPAGVLNIVQGFGREAGEALATSKRIAKIAFTGSTPVGAHIMHCAAENIIPSTVELGGKSPNIFFEDIMNAEPAFIEKAAEGLVLAFFNQGEVCTCPSRALVQESIYEPFMAEVMKKIVKIKRGNPLDTETMVGAQASEQQYDKILSYLTIAQEEGAELLTGGAAERLEGDLSSGYYIQPTLLKGHNKMRVFQEEIFGPVVGVTTFKDEAEALAIANDSEFGLGAGLWTRDINRAYRMGRAIKAGRVWTNCYHLYPAHAAFGGYKKSGVGRENHKMMLDHYQQTKNLLVSYDINPLGFF, from the coding sequence ATGATCTACGCCCAACCCGGAACACCCGGCGCCGTCGTTACCTTCAAGCCACGCTACGGCAACTTCATCGGCGGCGAATTCGTCGCGCCGGTCAATGGCGAGTACTTCACCAACACCTCGCCGGTCAACGGTGAAGTGATCGCCGAATTCCCGCGCTCCAGCGCCGCCGACATCGACAAGGCCCTCGACGCCGCGCATGCCGCCGCTGATGCCTGGGGCAAAACCTCAGCCCAGGACCGCTCACTGGTGTTGTTGAAAATCGCCGATCGCATCGAGCAGAACCTGGAAATCCTCGCCGTCACCGAAACCTGGGACAACGGCAAGGCGGTGCGTGAAACCCTCAACGCCGACGTGCCACTGGCGGCCGACCACTTTCGTTATTTCGCTGGCTGCATCCGTGCCCAGGAAGGCGGCGCTGCCGAGATCAACGAGCTGACCACCGCCTATCACTTCCACGAACCCCTGGGCGTGGTCGGGCAAATCATTCCGTGGAACTTCCCGCTGCTGATGGCCGCCTGGAAACTCGCGCCGGCACTGGCCGCCGGTAACTGCATCGTGCTCAAGCCCGCCGAGCAAACGCCGCTGTCGATCATGGTCTTCGCCGAACTGATCGCCGACTTGCTGCCGGCGGGTGTACTGAACATCGTCCAGGGCTTCGGTCGCGAAGCCGGCGAGGCCCTGGCCACCAGCAAGCGTATCGCCAAGATCGCCTTCACCGGCTCGACCCCGGTGGGTGCGCACATCATGCATTGCGCCGCCGAGAACATCATTCCGAGCACCGTCGAACTGGGCGGCAAGTCGCCGAACATCTTCTTCGAAGACATCATGAACGCGGAACCTGCGTTCATCGAAAAAGCCGCCGAAGGTCTGGTGCTGGCGTTTTTCAACCAGGGCGAAGTGTGCACCTGTCCGTCGCGGGCATTGGTCCAGGAGTCGATCTACGAGCCCTTCATGGCCGAGGTCATGAAGAAGATCGTCAAGATCAAACGCGGCAACCCGCTGGACACCGAGACCATGGTCGGCGCCCAGGCATCGGAACAGCAATACGACAAGATTCTTTCGTACCTGACCATCGCCCAGGAGGAGGGCGCCGAGCTGCTCACCGGCGGCGCGGCCGAGCGCCTGGAAGGCGACCTGTCCAGCGGCTATTACATCCAGCCGACGCTGCTCAAGGGCCACAACAAAATGCGCGTGTTCCAGGAAGAAATCTTCGGCCCGGTGGTGGGCGTCACCACCTTCAAGGACGAAGCCGAAGCGCTGGCCATCGCCAACGACAGCGAGTTCGGCCTCGGCGCCGGCCTCTGGACCCGCGACATCAACCGCGCCTACCGCATGGGCCGGGCGATCAAGGCCGGGCGCGTGTGGACCAACTGCTACCACCTGTACCCGGCGCATGCGGCGTTCGGTGGCTACAAGAAGTCTGGCGTCGGCCGGGAGAACCACAAGATGATGCTCGACCATTATCAGCAGACCAAGAACCTGCTGGTGAGCTACGACATCAATCCGCTTGGGTTCTTCTAA
- a CDS encoding PQQ-dependent methanol/ethanol family dehydrogenase: protein MTQPARRQPFVLSLLLSAMLLSGQALAGVSDQDILQDPKNPEQIVTNGLGVQGQRYSPLNILNVDNVKDLRPAWAFSFGGEKQRGQQAQPMVKDGVMYMTGSYSRVFAVDARTGKKLWQYDARLPDDIRPCCDVINRGVALYGDLVIFGTLDAKLVALNKDTGKVVWSKKVADHKDGYSISAAPLVINGKLITGVAGGEFGVVGKIEAYDPKNGDLLWTRPTVEGHMGYVYKDGKAVENGISGGEAGKSWPGDLWKTGGAAPWLGGYYDPETNLLLFGTGNPAPWNSHLRPGDNLYSSSRLALNPDDGTIKWHFQSTPHDGWDYDGVNELVSFNYTEGGKEIKAAATADRNGFFYVLDRTNGKFIRGFPFVDKITWATGLDKTGRPIYNEASRPGAPGTEAKGSSVFVAPAFLGAKNWMPMAYNRDTGLFYVPSNEWGMDIWNEGIAYKKGAAFLGAGFTIKPLNEDYIGVLRAIDPKTGKEVWRHKNFAPLWGGVLTTKGNLVFTGTPEGFLQAFNAKTGEKVWEFQTGSGVLGSPVTWEMDGEQYVSVLSGWGGAVPLWGGEVAKRVKDFNQGGMLWTFKLPKDLVAKH from the coding sequence ATGACTCAACCCGCACGTCGCCAGCCCTTCGTCTTGAGCCTGTTGCTCAGTGCCATGCTGTTGTCCGGTCAGGCATTGGCCGGGGTTTCCGACCAGGACATTCTCCAGGACCCGAAAAACCCCGAGCAAATCGTCACCAACGGTCTGGGTGTGCAGGGACAGCGCTACAGCCCGCTGAACATTCTCAACGTCGACAACGTCAAGGACCTGCGACCGGCGTGGGCATTCTCCTTCGGCGGCGAAAAGCAGCGCGGCCAGCAAGCGCAGCCGATGGTCAAGGACGGAGTGATGTACATGACCGGCTCCTATTCACGGGTGTTTGCCGTGGATGCACGCACCGGCAAGAAACTCTGGCAATACGACGCGCGCCTGCCGGATGACATTCGCCCCTGCTGCGACGTGATCAACCGTGGTGTCGCGCTGTACGGCGACCTGGTGATCTTCGGCACCCTCGACGCCAAGCTCGTGGCGCTGAACAAGGACACCGGCAAAGTGGTCTGGAGCAAGAAAGTCGCCGACCACAAGGACGGCTACTCGATCAGCGCCGCGCCGCTGGTGATCAACGGCAAGCTGATTACCGGCGTGGCCGGTGGCGAATTCGGCGTGGTCGGCAAGATCGAAGCCTACGACCCGAAAAACGGTGATCTGCTGTGGACCCGGCCGACGGTCGAAGGCCATATGGGTTACGTCTACAAGGACGGCAAAGCCGTGGAAAACGGCATCTCAGGCGGCGAAGCGGGCAAGAGCTGGCCGGGCGACCTGTGGAAGACCGGCGGCGCGGCACCTTGGCTCGGCGGTTACTACGATCCCGAAACCAACCTGCTGCTGTTCGGTACCGGCAACCCGGCGCCCTGGAACTCGCACCTGCGCCCTGGCGACAACCTCTACTCGTCGTCGCGCCTGGCGCTCAACCCGGATGACGGCACCATCAAGTGGCACTTCCAGAGCACGCCCCACGACGGTTGGGACTATGACGGCGTCAACGAACTGGTGTCGTTCAACTACACCGAGGGCGGCAAGGAAATCAAGGCGGCGGCCACCGCTGATCGTAACGGTTTCTTCTACGTGCTCGATCGCACCAACGGCAAATTCATCCGTGGTTTTCCGTTCGTGGACAAGATCACCTGGGCCACCGGCCTGGATAAAACCGGCCGGCCGATCTACAACGAAGCCAGCCGCCCTGGCGCACCGGGTACCGAAGCCAAAGGCAGCTCGGTGTTCGTAGCGCCGGCATTCCTCGGCGCGAAAAACTGGATGCCGATGGCCTACAACCGCGACACCGGGTTGTTCTACGTGCCGTCCAACGAATGGGGCATGGACATCTGGAACGAAGGCATCGCCTACAAGAAAGGCGCGGCGTTCCTCGGTGCCGGCTTCACCATCAAGCCATTGAATGAAGACTACATCGGCGTGCTGCGGGCAATCGATCCGAAAACCGGCAAGGAAGTCTGGCGGCACAAGAACTTCGCGCCGCTGTGGGGCGGTGTGCTGACCACCAAGGGCAACCTGGTGTTCACCGGCACGCCGGAGGGTTTCCTGCAGGCATTCAACGCCAAGACCGGCGAGAAGGTCTGGGAATTCCAGACCGGTTCCGGCGTACTCGGCTCTCCCGTGACCTGGGAAATGGACGGCGAACAGTACGTCTCGGTGCTCTCCGGCTGGGGCGGCGCCGTGCCGCTGTGGGGCGGCGAAGTGGCCAAGCGGGTGAAGGACTTCAACCAGGGCGGCATGCTCTGGACCTTCAAGCTGCCAAAAGACCTCGTAGCCAAGCACTGA
- a CDS encoding quinoprotein relay system zinc metallohydrolase 1, whose product MRWMLLLFIGLGLPAMADLEYSLKPRQIAEDTWLLEGSTDNFAKDNGGNIVNTAFIVTERGVVVIDTGPSKRYGEAMRRAIAATTDKPVIQVLLTHHHPDHVLGNQAFADVPIGALAGTSELLQKQGDAMAENMYRLVGDWMRGTEVLLPTRTLTAGVESFGNHDFRLLSLGGHTGADLAILDQQTGVLFAGDLVFYQRALTTPNSPGLSVWLADIATLQGLPWTQIVPGHGPVASNPQPFVQMRDYLGWLDQLMREGAAHGNDMAEMIRSPIPERFAGISLSRYELIRSVSHLYPRYERAQMTRVDTGAIH is encoded by the coding sequence ATGCGCTGGATGCTGCTGTTGTTCATCGGCCTGGGCCTGCCAGCCATGGCCGATCTCGAATACTCGCTCAAACCCCGGCAGATCGCCGAAGACACCTGGTTGCTGGAAGGCAGCACCGACAATTTCGCCAAGGACAATGGCGGCAACATCGTCAACACGGCATTCATCGTAACCGAGCGCGGCGTGGTGGTGATCGATACCGGGCCGTCCAAACGTTATGGCGAGGCCATGCGCCGGGCCATTGCGGCGACTACTGACAAGCCGGTGATCCAGGTCCTGTTGACCCATCATCACCCCGACCATGTGCTGGGCAACCAGGCGTTTGCCGACGTGCCGATTGGCGCCTTGGCCGGCACCAGCGAGCTCTTGCAAAAGCAGGGCGATGCCATGGCCGAGAACATGTATCGGCTGGTGGGCGACTGGATGCGCGGCACCGAAGTGCTGTTGCCGACCCGGACGCTGACGGCCGGTGTGGAAAGTTTTGGGAATCACGATTTTCGCTTGCTGAGCCTGGGTGGGCATACGGGCGCGGATCTGGCTATTCTCGACCAGCAAACCGGCGTGCTGTTTGCCGGGGACCTGGTGTTTTATCAGCGGGCACTGACCACGCCCAACAGTCCGGGGCTGTCGGTGTGGCTGGCCGACATCGCGACCTTGCAGGGGTTGCCCTGGACGCAGATTGTGCCCGGCCACGGACCGGTCGCCAGCAATCCGCAACCCTTCGTGCAGATGCGCGATTACCTGGGCTGGCTCGATCAACTGATGCGCGAGGGCGCGGCCCATGGCAACGACATGGCCGAGATGATCCGCAGCCCCATTCCCGAACGATTCGCCGGCATCAGCCTGAGCCGTTATGAGCTGATTCGCAGCGTCAGTCATTTGTATCCGCGGTATGAGCGTGCGCAGATGACACGTGTCGACACTGGCGCCATTCATTGA
- a CDS encoding quinoprotein dehydrogenase-associated SoxYZ-like carrier, which translates to MNWQRSCLLACCLSLAAHAAAVDPGKDPVPSVMWGFYHKQMLGDAPFVFDKRVKLLAPPFAEDARQVPIEIDARAFTGEVVKILAWAELNPLPKIVDFEPLAGVLPWLSIRIRVEQATPLRAAVLTRDGVWHVGSTLIDAAGGGCTAPSVVRTQAGWEEHIGEVLGGRYPREDFSRVRLQVAHPMDNGMVSGIPEFFLNHAELRDQHDQLLARLELFPAVSENPSLAFDLEGAGQTRLLLRDNSGNQFDASIP; encoded by the coding sequence ATGAATTGGCAAAGGAGTTGTCTGTTGGCCTGCTGTTTGAGCCTGGCGGCCCATGCCGCCGCTGTCGACCCCGGCAAAGACCCGGTGCCGTCGGTGATGTGGGGCTTCTATCACAAGCAAATGCTCGGTGATGCGCCCTTCGTGTTCGACAAGCGGGTCAAGCTGCTGGCGCCGCCGTTCGCCGAAGATGCCCGACAGGTGCCGATTGAAATCGATGCCCGGGCATTCACGGGCGAGGTGGTGAAAATCCTCGCCTGGGCGGAACTCAATCCCTTGCCGAAAATCGTCGATTTCGAACCGCTGGCCGGTGTGTTGCCGTGGCTGTCGATCCGTATCCGTGTCGAACAGGCCACGCCCTTGCGCGCGGCGGTGCTGACCCGTGACGGTGTGTGGCATGTCGGTTCGACCCTGATCGATGCGGCGGGTGGCGGCTGCACAGCGCCCAGCGTGGTGCGCACCCAGGCCGGTTGGGAAGAACACATCGGCGAAGTACTGGGCGGTCGGTATCCGCGCGAGGATTTCAGCCGTGTGCGCTTGCAGGTGGCGCATCCGATGGACAACGGCATGGTCAGTGGTATCCCGGAGTTTTTCCTCAACCATGCCGAACTGCGCGACCAGCACGATCAACTGCTGGCGCGCCTGGAACTGTTCCCCGCCGTCAGCGAAAACCCCAGCCTGGCCTTTGATCTCGAAGGGGCAGGGCAGACGCGCCTGTTGCTGCGCGATAACAGCGGCAATCAATTCGATGCGTCGATCCCCTGA
- a CDS encoding substrate-binding periplasmic protein yields MRLLAVLISAVWLCCQSVQAQVRNYDEMIAAGELKVAVYKDFAPYSFEDAGQPRGVDVELAEALAKALGVRLTLIWAPAGEKLDDDLRDYIWRASPLHNQQLADLMMRVPYDKDYAQKRNEFGEMENGHVVMFGPYQNEQWQVAYDRRRLDKVASVTVFEQHPIGVEVDSVPSFYLTSVFNGMLAGKTRHYPGVPQAFAAMKAGEVDAVMAMRGEIDWQVHEAADPQLALAENAYPNMGKQLWEIGMAVHESNRQLAYAVEEALESLIREGSVRTIYGHYGLRYDVPEMYQ; encoded by the coding sequence ATGCGCCTGCTCGCGGTCTTGATCAGTGCTGTGTGGCTGTGCTGCCAGTCGGTGCAGGCGCAGGTTCGCAACTATGACGAAATGATTGCCGCCGGGGAGTTGAAGGTGGCGGTCTACAAGGACTTCGCACCCTACAGCTTTGAAGACGCCGGCCAGCCCCGTGGAGTTGATGTGGAACTGGCCGAGGCGTTGGCCAAGGCATTGGGCGTGCGCCTGACGCTGATCTGGGCACCCGCCGGGGAAAAACTCGACGACGACCTGCGCGATTACATCTGGCGCGCCAGCCCTCTGCACAATCAGCAACTGGCCGACCTGATGATGCGGGTGCCTTACGACAAGGATTACGCGCAGAAACGCAACGAGTTCGGCGAGATGGAAAACGGCCATGTGGTGATGTTCGGGCCGTATCAGAACGAGCAGTGGCAAGTCGCCTACGACCGGCGCCGCCTGGACAAGGTCGCCAGCGTCACCGTATTCGAACAGCACCCGATCGGCGTCGAGGTCGACAGCGTGCCGTCGTTCTACCTGACCTCGGTGTTCAACGGCATGCTCGCCGGCAAGACCCGCCACTATCCGGGTGTGCCCCAGGCGTTTGCCGCGATGAAGGCCGGCGAGGTCGACGCGGTCATGGCGATGCGCGGCGAGATCGACTGGCAAGTGCATGAAGCCGCCGACCCGCAATTGGCCCTGGCAGAAAATGCCTACCCGAACATGGGCAAGCAGCTCTGGGAGATCGGCATGGCGGTGCACGAAAGCAATCGGCAACTGGCCTATGCCGTGGAGGAGGCGCTGGAAAGCCTGATCCGCGAGGGCTCGGTGAGAACCATCTACGGCCATTACGGCCTGCGCTACGACGTGCCCGAAATGTACCAATAG
- the pedF gene encoding cytochrome c-550 PedF gives MKTKRNALLVTGLLAGLISAGSVWAHGNVVPQAVETKGLTPIKDAGVQLDSDGWASVNPYRKSPEHDKAVEIGASAYNQNCAACHGLEAKSGGIAPDLRMLDVADAGDEWFVERVRNGAVRDGRVYMPKMADYLSQEALWAVRTYLDSVHVEE, from the coding sequence ATGAAAACAAAACGCAACGCCTTGCTCGTCACCGGGCTGCTGGCCGGTCTTATCAGTGCAGGCTCCGTCTGGGCCCACGGCAATGTGGTGCCGCAGGCCGTGGAAACCAAGGGACTGACCCCGATCAAGGATGCCGGCGTGCAGCTCGATTCCGACGGTTGGGCCTCGGTGAATCCCTACCGCAAGTCCCCGGAACACGATAAGGCCGTGGAAATCGGCGCCTCGGCCTACAACCAGAACTGCGCGGCCTGTCATGGCCTGGAAGCCAAGTCCGGCGGCATCGCCCCCGATTTGCGCATGCTCGATGTCGCTGACGCCGGTGATGAGTGGTTCGTCGAGCGTGTGCGCAATGGTGCGGTGCGTGACGGTCGGGTGTACATGCCGAAGATGGCTGACTACCTGAGCCAGGAAGCCCTGTGGGCGGTGCGTACTTACCTGGACAGCGTCCACGTCGAGGAGTAA
- a CDS encoding ABC transporter substrate-binding protein: MRQLAPYALIYLLAIVCAAGLVTQSQAADAPLQVRIGYLAYRPDPGPLLSNVIPEPSDAGLRGAELAITDSNSTGRFLNHAYSLISASVDSPEALLNAAKSQHEQGLRLFVVNAPASSLRQLSAALPDSLLFNAGSPDDSLRSTDCLPNVLHSLPSRAMLADALAQFLVLRKWQRALLIVGPTPDDQAYAAALRRAAKRFGLQLVAEKPWSFDNDQRRSAQADMPLFTQTAEYDVVLVADERGDFGEYVPYQTWYPRPVAGTQGLTPVGWHKTVETYGAAQLQKRFEALAGRWMNDRDFAAWIAVRSIASAVSKSRQTEPMAIRDLEISDQLPLDGFKGRKLSYRPWNGQLRQPIPIVQPRALVSTSPQDGFLHPFNEMDSLGYDKPEVSCRFP; this comes from the coding sequence ATGCGCCAGCTTGCCCCTTACGCCTTGATCTACCTGCTGGCGATTGTCTGCGCCGCCGGGCTGGTCACCCAGAGCCAGGCGGCGGATGCGCCGTTGCAGGTGCGCATCGGCTACCTGGCCTACCGCCCGGACCCCGGCCCGCTGCTGTCGAACGTCATCCCCGAACCAAGCGACGCCGGGCTGCGCGGTGCCGAACTGGCGATCACCGACAGCAATAGCACCGGGCGCTTTCTCAATCATGCCTACAGCCTGATCAGCGCCAGCGTCGACAGCCCCGAAGCCTTGCTTAACGCTGCAAAATCCCAGCACGAGCAAGGCCTGCGCCTGTTCGTGGTGAACGCACCTGCCAGCAGCCTGCGCCAACTCAGTGCAGCGCTGCCCGACAGCCTGTTATTCAACGCCGGCAGCCCCGACGACAGCTTGCGCAGCACCGACTGCCTGCCCAACGTGCTGCACAGCCTGCCAAGCCGGGCGATGCTCGCCGACGCGCTGGCGCAATTCCTGGTGCTGCGCAAATGGCAACGGGCGCTGCTGATTGTCGGCCCGACCCCGGACGATCAAGCCTATGCCGCAGCCCTGCGCCGCGCGGCCAAGCGCTTCGGATTGCAATTGGTGGCGGAAAAACCCTGGAGCTTCGATAACGATCAACGGCGCAGCGCCCAGGCCGACATGCCGCTGTTTACCCAGACCGCCGAATACGACGTGGTGCTGGTGGCAGATGAGCGCGGCGATTTCGGCGAGTACGTGCCGTACCAGACCTGGTACCCGCGCCCGGTCGCCGGTACCCAGGGCCTGACCCCGGTGGGCTGGCACAAGACCGTGGAAACCTACGGCGCCGCACAGTTGCAGAAGCGTTTCGAAGCCCTGGCCGGACGCTGGATGAATGACCGCGATTTCGCGGCCTGGATCGCCGTGCGCAGCATCGCCAGCGCCGTGAGCAAATCGCGACAGACCGAGCCAATGGCGATCCGCGACCTGGAAATCAGCGACCAGTTGCCGCTGGACGGTTTCAAGGGGCGCAAGCTCAGCTACCGCCCGTGGAACGGCCAGCTGCGCCAACCGATTCCGATCGTACAGCCGCGGGCCCTGGTCAGCACCTCGCCCCAGGACGGCTTCCTGCACCCCTTCAACGAGATGGACAGCCTGGGTTACGACAAACCCGAGGTCAGCTGCCGCTTTCCGTGA
- a CDS encoding YVTN family beta-propeller repeat protein: protein MRRTLLSCALLLAAGHAAASTAWVSNEKDNSLSLIDMQTLQVTDTLPVGQRPRGLLLSHDNKLLYICASDSDRVQVMDVATRKIIKELPSGKDPEQFALHPNNRWLYVSNEDDALVTVIDTETSKVLGQINVGVEPEGMAVSPDGKWAVNTSETTNMLHWIDTSTQTLADSTLVDQRPRFVEFNNDGSQLWASAEIGGTVTILDVANRHILKTLNFQIKGVHPDKVQPVGIKLSADGKYAFVALGPANHVAVIDAKTFEILDYLLVGRRVWQLAFTPDQKQLLATNGVSGDVSVIDVDNLKVSKSVKVGRYPWGVVVTP from the coding sequence ATGCGCCGCACTCTGCTTTCTTGCGCCCTGCTACTCGCCGCCGGCCACGCCGCCGCCAGCACCGCCTGGGTCTCCAACGAAAAGGACAACAGCCTGAGCCTGATCGACATGCAGACCCTGCAAGTCACCGACACCCTGCCCGTCGGCCAGCGCCCCCGTGGCCTGCTGCTGTCCCATGACAACAAGTTGCTGTACATCTGCGCCAGCGACTCGGACCGGGTGCAGGTGATGGACGTGGCCACCCGCAAGATCATCAAGGAACTGCCATCCGGCAAAGACCCCGAGCAATTCGCCCTGCACCCCAACAATCGCTGGCTGTACGTCTCCAACGAAGACGATGCGCTGGTCACGGTGATCGATACCGAGACGTCCAAGGTACTCGGGCAGATCAACGTCGGCGTCGAGCCCGAAGGCATGGCCGTCAGCCCCGATGGCAAGTGGGCGGTGAACACCAGCGAAACCACCAACATGCTGCACTGGATCGACACCAGCACCCAGACCCTGGCCGACAGCACGCTGGTGGATCAACGACCGCGCTTCGTCGAGTTCAACAACGACGGTTCGCAGCTCTGGGCCTCGGCGGAAATCGGTGGCACGGTGACGATTCTCGACGTCGCCAACCGCCACATCCTCAAGACCCTGAACTTCCAGATCAAGGGCGTGCACCCGGATAAAGTGCAGCCGGTGGGCATCAAGCTCAGCGCCGACGGCAAGTACGCCTTCGTCGCCCTGGGCCCGGCCAACCACGTGGCTGTGATCGACGCCAAGACCTTCGAAATCCTCGATTATCTGCTGGTGGGCCGGCGCGTCTGGCAACTGGCGTTCACCCCGGATCAAAAGCAGTTGCTCGCCACCAACGGCGTCAGCGGCGATGTCTCGGTGATCGATGTCGACAACCTCAAGGTCAGCAAATCGGTGAAGGTCGGACGTTATCCATGGGGCGTGGTGGTGACCCCATGA
- a CDS encoding ABC transporter ATP-binding protein: MNALEVSDLSFAYGPREALRQVNFSLAPGRFAALLGPNGAGKSTLIALLTRLYDLQHGDIRVGGCSLRSAPRPALKQLGVVFQQSTLDLDLSVEQNLRYHAALHGLSRRQTGLRVDAELARQALGERRGERVRELNGGHRRRVEIARALLHEPRLLLLDEASVGLDPASRLALNQHIRTLCHEQRISVLWTTHLLDEVQPGDDLLILHQGRLVASGQADALSLEHGGDLGSAFTRLTTGAAR, encoded by the coding sequence ATGAACGCCCTGGAAGTCAGCGACCTGAGCTTTGCCTACGGGCCTCGGGAGGCCTTGCGCCAGGTGAACTTCAGCCTGGCACCCGGGCGATTCGCCGCGCTGCTGGGGCCCAACGGCGCCGGCAAATCAACCCTGATCGCCTTGCTCACCCGGCTCTATGACCTGCAGCACGGCGACATCCGGGTCGGCGGCTGTTCATTGCGCAGCGCCCCGCGCCCGGCGCTGAAACAGCTGGGTGTGGTGTTCCAGCAAAGCACCCTGGACCTGGACCTGAGCGTCGAGCAGAACCTGCGTTACCACGCCGCCCTGCATGGCTTGTCCCGTCGCCAGACCGGCTTGCGGGTCGATGCGGAACTGGCTCGCCAGGCCCTGGGCGAACGCCGTGGCGAACGGGTGCGCGAACTCAATGGCGGCCATCGCCGACGGGTGGAAATCGCCCGCGCCCTGCTGCATGAACCGCGCCTGTTGCTGCTCGACGAAGCCAGCGTCGGCCTCGATCCGGCCAGTCGCCTGGCGCTCAACCAGCACATTCGCACGCTGTGCCACGAGCAGCGCATCAGCGTGCTCTGGACCACGCATCTGCTCGACGAAGTGCAGCCCGGCGATGACTTGCTGATCCTCCATCAGGGCCGCCTGGTCGCCAGCGGACAAGCCGATGCACTGAGCCTGGAACACGGTGGCGACCTGGGCTCGGCCTTCACTCGCCTGACCACAGGAGCTGCCCGATGA
- a CDS encoding ABC transporter permease: protein MNAYWQCLRGIVLREWLRFVLQRTRFLSALVRPLLWLLVFAAGFRAALGIAIIEPYDTYIPYEVYIIPGLACMILLFNGMQGSLSMVYDREMGSMRVLLTSPLPRTFLLCSKLLATALISLLQVYAFLAIAWLYGVRPPAMGLLIALPALLLVALMLSALGLLLSNAIRQLENFAGVMNFVIFPLFFLSSALYPLWKMREASEWLYWLCAVNPFSHAVELVRFALYERFNPLALAVCVGLTLLFALLAVLTFNPQHAALRKSN from the coding sequence ATGAACGCTTATTGGCAATGTTTGCGCGGTATCGTGCTGCGCGAGTGGCTGCGTTTCGTGCTGCAACGCACGCGGTTTCTCAGCGCCCTGGTGCGGCCGTTGCTGTGGCTATTGGTGTTCGCCGCGGGTTTTCGCGCCGCACTGGGCATCGCCATCATCGAACCCTACGACACCTACATTCCGTACGAGGTCTACATCATCCCGGGACTGGCCTGCATGATCCTGCTGTTCAACGGCATGCAGGGGTCACTGTCGATGGTCTACGACCGCGAGATGGGCAGCATGCGCGTGCTGCTGACCAGCCCCCTGCCCCGGACCTTCCTGCTGTGCAGCAAGCTGCTGGCCACCGCACTGATTTCGCTGCTGCAGGTGTACGCCTTCCTGGCGATCGCCTGGCTCTACGGCGTGCGACCGCCCGCCATGGGTTTGCTGATCGCCCTGCCGGCGCTGTTGCTGGTGGCGTTGATGCTCAGTGCATTGGGCCTGTTGCTGTCGAACGCGATCCGCCAGCTGGAGAACTTCGCCGGGGTGATGAACTTCGTGATTTTCCCGCTGTTTTTCCTGTCTTCGGCGCTGTATCCACTGTGGAAAATGCGCGAGGCCAGCGAGTGGCTGTACTGGTTGTGCGCGGTGAACCCGTTCTCTCATGCGGTTGAGCTGGTGCGCTTTGCGCTGTATGAGCGGTTCAATCCGCTTGCACTGGCGGTGTGCGTGGGTTTGACGCTGCTGTTCGCTCTGCTCGCCGTGCTCACCTTCAACCCGCAGCATGCCGCCCTGCGCAAATCCAACTAA
- a CDS encoding PQQ-dependent catabolism-associated CXXCW motif protein: MPRARRHLLRPTLAALSLSLWLGGAYAQTPLFSDDGYRIDLYRSPTPTQLQGATIVDTPALQTLLEQNPRPLLIDVYRRQWLQGRFIEDQPHENLPGSHWLANTGDGELTPPWQDYFAGNLKKLTSGDPTQPLVFYCRSDCWLSWNAVKRAASLGYKSLYWYRDGLDAWQAARLPVTPALPEPFP; encoded by the coding sequence ATGCCGCGTGCCCGACGTCACCTGTTGCGTCCCACACTCGCTGCGTTGTCGCTGAGCCTGTGGCTGGGCGGTGCATACGCACAAACCCCGCTGTTTTCCGATGACGGCTATCGCATCGACCTGTACCGCAGCCCGACGCCGACCCAGCTGCAAGGCGCAACCATCGTCGACACCCCGGCCCTGCAAACCCTGCTGGAACAAAACCCGCGCCCGCTGCTGATCGACGTCTACCGTCGCCAATGGCTGCAAGGCCGCTTCATCGAAGACCAGCCCCACGAAAACCTGCCCGGCAGCCATTGGCTGGCGAACACCGGCGACGGTGAGCTGACGCCGCCATGGCAGGACTATTTCGCGGGCAACCTGAAAAAGCTGACCAGCGGCGACCCGACGCAACCGCTGGTCTTCTACTGCCGCTCCGACTGCTGGTTGAGCTGGAACGCGGTCAAACGTGCGGCCAGCCTGGGCTATAAGTCTTTGTACTGGTATCGCGATGGCCTCGACGCCTGGCAAGCGGCCAGGCTGCCGGTCACGCCAGCCCTGCCCGAACCCTTTCCCTGA